Proteins from a genomic interval of Pseudomonas sp. RC10:
- the secE gene encoding preprotein translocase subunit SecE, which translates to MNPKAEAQDSRFDLVKWLVVVLLVVVGVVGNQYYSAQPILYRVLALLVIAAAAAYVGLQTGKGKAFFVLAKEARAEIRKVVWPTRQETTQTTLIVVAVVLVMALLLWGLDSLLGWLVSLIVG; encoded by the coding sequence ATGAATCCAAAGGCTGAAGCCCAAGACTCCCGTTTTGATCTCGTAAAGTGGCTCGTGGTAGTCCTTTTGGTCGTAGTGGGTGTCGTCGGAAATCAATACTACTCGGCGCAGCCAATCCTGTATCGCGTGCTCGCTCTGCTCGTAATTGCTGCTGCTGCTGCTTATGTAGGGCTGCAGACGGGCAAGGGCAAAGCTTTCTTCGTGTTGGCCAAGGAAGCTCGCGCTGAGATTCGTAAAGTCGTATGGCCTACTCGTCAAGAAACCACCCAGACTACCCTAATCGTGGTGGCTGTGGTTTTGGTTATGGCGCTGCTGTTGTGGGGGCTCGACTCCCTGCTCGGCTGGCTTGTTTCCTTGATCGTCGGCTAA
- the nusG gene encoding transcription termination/antitermination protein NusG, whose translation MAKRWYVVHAYSGYEKHVMRSLIERVKLAGMEDGFGEILVPTEEVVEMRNGQKRKSERKFFPGYVLVQMDMNEGTWHLVKDTPRVMGFIGGTADKPAPITDKEAEAILRRVADGSDKPKPKTLFEPGEVVRVTDGPFADFNGTVEEVNYEKSRIHVAVLIFGRSTPVELEFSQVEKA comes from the coding sequence GTGGCTAAGCGTTGGTACGTAGTGCATGCCTACTCGGGTTACGAGAAGCATGTTATGCGCTCTCTGATCGAGCGTGTAAAGCTGGCAGGCATGGAAGATGGTTTTGGCGAGATTCTGGTCCCTACTGAAGAAGTGGTAGAGATGCGTAACGGCCAGAAGCGCAAAAGCGAGCGTAAATTCTTCCCTGGTTATGTGCTTGTTCAGATGGACATGAATGAGGGTACTTGGCATTTGGTCAAGGATACTCCGCGTGTCATGGGCTTCATTGGTGGGACGGCTGATAAGCCTGCCCCAATTACCGATAAAGAAGCCGAAGCGATACTGCGTCGCGTGGCCGATGGCAGCGACAAGCCTAAGCCGAAGACGCTGTTTGAGCCGGGTGAAGTTGTTCGCGTGACCGACGGTCCGTTCGCGGACTTCAATGGTACGGTTGAAGAAGTTAACTACGAAAAGAGCCGGATCCACGTGGCTGTGCTCATTTTCGGTCGCTCCACTCCGGTGGAGCTCGAGTTCAGCCAGGTCGAAAAGGCATAG
- the rplK gene encoding 50S ribosomal protein L11, translated as MAKKITAYIKLQVKAAQANPSPPVGPALGQHGVNIMEFCKAFNARTQGLEPGLPTPVIITVYSDRSFTFETKSTPASVLLKKAAGLTSGSARPNTVKVGTVTRAQLEDIAKAKNADLTAADMEAAVRTIAGSARSMGLNVEGV; from the coding sequence ATGGCCAAGAAGATTACCGCTTACATCAAGCTTCAAGTGAAAGCCGCTCAGGCTAACCCAAGCCCACCTGTTGGTCCTGCTCTGGGTCAGCACGGTGTGAACATCATGGAATTCTGCAAGGCCTTCAACGCCCGTACTCAGGGTCTTGAGCCAGGTCTGCCGACTCCAGTGATCATCACTGTATACAGCGACCGTAGCTTCACTTTCGAAACCAAAAGCACCCCTGCTTCGGTTCTGCTGAAAAAAGCAGCTGGCCTGACCAGCGGTTCGGCTCGCCCGAACACCGTCAAAGTTGGCACTGTTACCCGTGCTCAGCTGGAAGATATCGCGAAAGCTAAAAACGCGGATCTGACTGCCGCTGACATGGAAGCAGCCGTGCGCACTATCGCCGGTTCTGCTCGTAGCATGGGCCTTAACGTGGAGGGTGTGTAA
- the rplA gene encoding 50S ribosomal protein L1 translates to MAKLTKRQKAIASKVEAGKSYSFNDAAALLTELSTVKFSESVDVAVNLGVDPRKSDQVVRSATVLPHGTGKTVRVAVFTQGPAAEAALAAGADRVGMDDLAAEMKGGDLNYDVVIASPDAMRVVGQLGQILGPRGLMPNPKVGTVTPDVATAVKNAKAGQVRYRTDKNGIIHTSVGKVGFDADKLRENVEALIADLKRIKPASSKGIYVKRVTLSTTMGPGLVIDQGSLNA, encoded by the coding sequence ATGGCTAAGCTGACCAAACGCCAAAAGGCAATCGCTTCGAAAGTTGAAGCTGGCAAGTCCTATAGCTTCAACGACGCGGCAGCTCTGCTGACCGAACTGTCCACCGTAAAATTCAGCGAGTCCGTTGACGTTGCTGTAAACCTCGGTGTTGACCCACGTAAATCTGACCAGGTTGTTCGTAGCGCTACCGTGCTGCCACACGGCACTGGCAAGACCGTTCGTGTAGCAGTTTTCACCCAGGGTCCGGCGGCTGAAGCTGCGCTGGCAGCGGGCGCTGATCGCGTTGGTATGGACGATTTGGCTGCTGAAATGAAAGGCGGCGACCTGAACTATGACGTCGTGATTGCCTCCCCGGATGCAATGCGTGTTGTAGGTCAGTTGGGTCAGATCCTCGGTCCACGTGGTCTGATGCCTAACCCGAAAGTTGGTACTGTAACTCCAGATGTCGCCACTGCGGTTAAAAACGCCAAGGCGGGTCAGGTTCGTTATCGCACTGACAAAAACGGCATCATCCACACCTCCGTTGGCAAAGTTGGCTTTGATGCTGACAAGCTGCGTGAGAACGTTGAAGCACTGATCGCAGACCTGAAGCGTATCAAGCCAGCTTCCTCGAAAGGTATCTATGTCAAGCGCGTTACCCTGAGCACCACTATGGGCCCAGGTTTGGTCATCGATCAAGGTTCGTTGAACGCGTAA
- the rplJ gene encoding 50S ribosomal protein L10: MAIKLEDKKAIVAEVNEAAKVALSAVVADARGVTVGAMTGLRKEAREAGVYVRVVRNTLLKRAVADTEYSVLNDAFTGPTLIAFSNEHPGAAARLFKEFAKGQDKFEIKAAAFEGKFLAANQIDVLATLPTRNEAISQLMSVIQGATSKLARTLAAVREQKEAAAA; this comes from the coding sequence GTGGCAATTAAACTCGAAGACAAGAAGGCCATCGTCGCTGAAGTCAACGAGGCTGCCAAAGTCGCTCTGTCTGCTGTCGTGGCTGATGCCCGTGGCGTGACAGTAGGCGCGATGACCGGACTCCGTAAAGAGGCTCGTGAAGCTGGCGTATACGTACGTGTTGTACGTAACACCCTGCTCAAGCGCGCTGTTGCTGACACTGAATACAGTGTCCTCAACGACGCGTTCACTGGCCCGACCTTGATCGCTTTCTCCAACGAACACCCAGGCGCTGCTGCCCGTTTGTTCAAAGAGTTCGCCAAAGGTCAGGACAAGTTCGAGATCAAGGCAGCTGCGTTTGAGGGCAAGTTCCTCGCAGCTAATCAGATCGACGTACTGGCAACCTTGCCGACCCGTAACGAAGCAATTTCTCAGCTGATGAGCGTGATTCAAGGCGCTACCAGCAAATTGGCTCGTACTCTGGCGGCAGTTCGCGAACAGAAAGAAGCTGCAGCAGCCTAA
- the rplL gene encoding 50S ribosomal protein L7/L12 translates to MSISQDDILNAVAEMSVLQVVELIKAFEEKFGVSAAAASAGPAAAAAVVEEQTEFNVMLTEAGEKKVNVIKAVRELTGLGLKEAKAVVDGAPAIVLEAVAKDAADKAKATLEEAGAKVELK, encoded by the coding sequence ATGTCTATCTCTCAAGACGATATCCTCAACGCCGTAGCTGAAATGTCCGTTCTGCAGGTTGTTGAGCTGATCAAAGCTTTTGAAGAAAAATTCGGCGTTAGCGCTGCTGCTGCATCGGCTGGTCCAGCTGCTGCTGCCGCTGTTGTTGAAGAGCAAACCGAATTCAACGTCATGCTGACCGAAGCTGGCGAGAAGAAAGTCAACGTCATTAAAGCTGTCCGTGAGCTGACCGGTCTGGGCCTGAAAGAAGCCAAGGCAGTAGTTGACGGCGCTCCAGCCATTGTTCTGGAAGCAGTAGCAAAAGATGCTGCTGACAAAGCCAAAGCAACTCTGGAAGAAGCAGGCGCTAAAGTCGAGCTGAAGTAA
- the rpoB gene encoding DNA-directed RNA polymerase subunit beta: MAYSYTEKKRIRKDFSKLPDVMDVPYLLAIQLDSYREFLQAGATKDQFRDVGLHAAFKSVFPIISYSGNAALEYVGYRLGEPAFDVKECVLRGVTYAVPLRVKVRLIIFDKESSNKAIKDIKEQEVYMGEIPLMTENGTFVINGTERVIVSQLHRSPGVFFDHDRGKTHSSGKLLYSARIIPYRGSWLDFEFDPKDCVFVRIDRRRKLPASVLLRALGYTTEEVLDAFYTTNVFHVQGESLSLELVPQRLRGEIAVLDILDDKGKVIVEQGRRITARHINQLEKAGIKALEVPLDYVIGRTTAKAIVHPATGEIIAECNTELNPEILAKIAKAQVVRIETLYTNDIDCGPFISDTLKIDSTGNQLEALVEIYRMMRPGEPPTKDAAETLFNNLFFSPERYDLSAVGRMKFNRRIGRTEIEGSGVLCKEDIVAVLKTLVDIRNGKGIVDDIDHLGNRRVRCVGEMAENQFRVGLVRVERAVKERLSMAESEGLMPQDLINAKPVAAAVKEFFGSSQLSQFMDQNNPLSEITHKRRVSALGPGGLTRERAGFEVRDVHPTHYGRVCPIETPEGPNIGLINSLAAYARTNQYGFLESPYRVVKEGLVTDEIVFLSAIEEADHVIAQASATMNDKGHLIDELVAVRHLNEFTVKAPEDVTLMDVSPKQVVSVAASLIPFLEHDDANRALMGSNMQRQAVPTLRADKPLVGTGMERNVARDSGVCVVARRGGVIDSVDASRIVVRVADDEVEPGEAGVDIYNLTKYTRSNQNTCINQRPLVSKGDRVQRSDIMADGPSTDMGELALGQNMRIAFMAWNGFNFEDSICLSERVVQEDRFTTIHIQELTCVARDTKLGPEEITADIPNVGEAALNKLDEAGIVYVGAEVGAGDILVGKVTPKGETQLTPEEKLLRAIFGEKASDVKDTSLRVPTGTKGTVIDVQVFTRDGVERDARALSIEKSQLDEIRKDLNEEFRIVEGATFERLRQALVGRSVEGGAGLKKGQEITNEVLDGLEHGQWFKLRMVEDALNEQLEKAQAYIVDRRRLLDDKFEDKKRKLQQGDDLAPGVLKIVKVYLAIRRRIQPGDKMAGRHGNKGVVSVIMPVEDMPHDANGTPVDIVLNPLGVPSRMNVGQILETHLGLAAKGLGEKINRMLEEQRKVVELRKFLNEIYNEIGGRQENLDDLSDQEVLDLAKNLRGGVPMATPVFDGAKESEIKAMLRLADMPDSGQMQLFDGRTGNKFERPVTVGYMYMLKLNHLVDDKMHARSTGSYSLVTQQPLGGKAQFGGQRFGEMEVWALEAYGAAYTLQEMLTVKSDDVNGRTKMYKNIVDGDHRMEPGMPESFNVLIKEIRSLGIDIDLETE, encoded by the coding sequence ATGGCTTACTCATATACTGAGAAAAAACGTATCCGCAAGGACTTTAGCAAGTTGCCGGACGTCATGGATGTGCCTTACCTCCTGGCCATCCAGCTGGATTCGTATCGTGAATTCTTGCAAGCGGGAGCGACTAAAGATCAGTTCCGCGACGTGGGCCTGCATGCGGCCTTCAAATCCGTTTTCCCGATCATCAGCTACTCCGGCAATGCTGCTTTGGAGTACGTCGGTTATCGTCTGGGCGAACCGGCTTTTGATGTCAAGGAATGCGTTCTGCGCGGTGTGACGTACGCAGTACCGTTGCGGGTAAAAGTGCGCCTGATCATTTTCGACAAAGAATCGTCGAACAAAGCGATCAAGGACATCAAAGAGCAAGAAGTCTACATGGGTGAAATCCCCCTGATGACTGAAAACGGTACCTTCGTTATCAATGGTACCGAGCGTGTTATCGTTTCCCAACTGCACCGTTCGCCAGGCGTGTTCTTTGACCACGACCGCGGCAAGACGCACAGTTCTGGCAAGCTGCTGTACTCCGCACGCATCATTCCTTATCGTGGTTCCTGGCTGGACTTCGAGTTCGATCCCAAGGACTGTGTATTCGTCCGTATCGACCGTCGCCGTAAGCTTCCTGCTTCGGTTTTGCTCCGCGCTCTTGGCTACACCACTGAAGAAGTGCTGGACGCTTTCTATACCACCAACGTTTTCCACGTACAGGGCGAATCCCTGAGCCTGGAGTTGGTGCCTCAGCGTCTGCGTGGTGAGATTGCCGTCCTGGACATCCTGGATGACAAGGGTAAGGTCATCGTCGAGCAAGGCCGTCGTATTACTGCGCGGCACATCAATCAGTTGGAAAAAGCCGGCATCAAAGCGCTGGAAGTTCCGCTCGACTACGTCATTGGCCGTACCACTGCCAAGGCGATCGTGCACCCGGCCACCGGCGAAATCATTGCCGAGTGCAACACCGAGCTGAACCCTGAAATCTTGGCCAAAATTGCCAAGGCACAGGTTGTCCGTATCGAAACGTTGTATACCAATGACATCGACTGCGGTCCGTTCATCTCCGATACGCTGAAGATTGATTCGACTGGCAACCAGCTGGAAGCGTTGGTCGAAATCTATCGCATGATGCGTCCAGGTGAGCCGCCGACCAAGGATGCAGCCGAGACGCTGTTCAACAACCTGTTCTTCAGTCCAGAGCGTTACGATCTGTCTGCTGTAGGTCGTATGAAGTTCAACCGTCGTATCGGTCGTACCGAGATCGAAGGGTCGGGCGTGCTGTGTAAAGAAGATATCGTTGCGGTCCTCAAGACCCTGGTCGATATCCGTAACGGCAAAGGCATCGTCGATGACATCGACCACCTGGGTAACCGTCGGGTCCGTTGCGTCGGTGAGATGGCCGAAAACCAGTTCCGCGTAGGTCTGGTGCGTGTTGAGCGTGCAGTCAAAGAGCGTCTGTCGATGGCGGAGAGCGAAGGCCTGATGCCTCAGGACCTGATCAACGCCAAGCCGGTCGCCGCTGCGGTCAAGGAGTTCTTCGGTTCCAGTCAGCTGTCGCAGTTCATGGACCAGAACAACCCACTGTCCGAAATCACCCACAAGCGCCGTGTTTCTGCACTGGGCCCTGGTGGTCTGACACGTGAGCGCGCGGGCTTTGAAGTTCGTGACGTACACCCGACCCACTATGGTCGCGTTTGCCCGATTGAAACTCCGGAAGGCCCGAACATCGGTCTGATCAACTCGTTGGCAGCCTATGCCCGAACCAACCAGTATGGCTTCCTTGAAAGCCCGTACCGTGTGGTGAAAGAAGGTCTGGTGACTGACGAGATCGTCTTCCTGTCCGCTATTGAAGAGGCCGATCACGTGATCGCGCAGGCTTCGGCGACCATGAACGACAAAGGTCACCTGATCGACGAACTGGTAGCTGTTCGTCACTTGAACGAATTCACCGTCAAGGCGCCGGAAGACGTCACTTTGATGGACGTTTCGCCGAAGCAGGTCGTTTCGGTTGCAGCGTCGCTGATTCCGTTCCTCGAGCACGACGACGCCAACCGTGCGTTGATGGGCTCGAACATGCAGCGTCAGGCTGTACCAACCCTGCGTGCCGACAAGCCGCTGGTAGGTACTGGCATGGAGCGCAACGTTGCCCGTGACTCCGGCGTTTGTGTCGTGGCTCGTCGTGGCGGCGTGATCGACTCTGTTGATGCCAGTCGTATCGTGGTTCGTGTTGCCGATGACGAAGTTGAGCCGGGAGAAGCCGGTGTCGATATCTACAACCTGACCAAATACACGCGCTCGAACCAGAACACCTGCATCAACCAGCGTCCGCTGGTGAGCAAGGGTGACCGCGTCCAGCGTAGCGACATCATGGCTGACGGCCCGTCCACCGATATGGGTGAGCTGGCTCTGGGTCAGAACATGCGCATCGCGTTCATGGCATGGAACGGCTTCAACTTCGAAGACTCCATCTGCCTGTCTGAGCGTGTTGTTCAGGAAGATCGCTTCACCACGATCCACATCCAGGAACTGACCTGTGTGGCGCGTGACACCAAGCTTGGTCCAGAGGAAATCACCGCTGACATCCCGAACGTGGGTGAAGCAGCGCTGAACAAGCTTGACGAAGCCGGTATCGTTTACGTAGGTGCTGAAGTTGGCGCAGGCGACATTCTGGTCGGTAAGGTCACTCCGAAAGGCGAGACCCAGCTGACGCCGGAAGAGAAACTGCTGCGCGCGATCTTCGGTGAGAAAGCGAGCGACGTTAAAGACACTTCCCTTCGCGTACCGACCGGTACCAAAGGTACTGTCATCGATGTTCAGGTATTCACCCGTGACGGCGTTGAGCGTGATGCTCGTGCATTGTCCATCGAGAAAAGCCAACTGGACGAGATCCGCAAGGATCTGAACGAAGAGTTCCGCATCGTTGAAGGTGCAACCTTCGAGCGTCTGCGTCAGGCGCTGGTTGGTCGTTCTGTCGAAGGTGGTGCTGGCCTGAAGAAAGGTCAGGAAATCACCAACGAAGTCCTCGACGGTCTCGAGCATGGTCAGTGGTTCAAACTACGCATGGTTGAAGACGCGCTGAATGAGCAACTCGAAAAAGCTCAGGCTTATATCGTTGATCGTCGTCGCCTGCTGGACGACAAGTTCGAAGATAAGAAGCGCAAGCTGCAACAGGGCGATGACCTGGCACCAGGTGTGCTCAAAATCGTCAAGGTTTACCTTGCCATTCGTCGCCGCATTCAGCCGGGCGACAAAATGGCCGGTCGTCACGGTAACAAAGGTGTGGTCTCCGTGATCATGCCGGTTGAAGACATGCCGCACGATGCCAATGGCACACCGGTGGATATCGTCCTTAACCCGTTGGGTGTACCTTCGCGTATGAACGTTGGTCAGATTCTCGAAACTCACTTGGGCCTCGCGGCCAAAGGTCTGGGCGAGAAGATCAACCGTATGCTCGAGGAGCAGCGTAAAGTCGTTGAATTGCGCAAGTTCCTGAACGAGATCTACAACGAGATCGGCGGCCGTCAGGAAAATCTGGACGACCTGTCTGATCAGGAAGTTCTGGATCTGGCGAAGAACCTGCGTGGCGGCGTTCCGATGGCAACTCCGGTATTCGACGGTGCCAAGGAAAGCGAAATCAAGGCGATGCTACGCCTGGCGGACATGCCGGACAGTGGCCAAATGCAACTGTTCGACGGTCGCACCGGCAACAAATTTGAGCGTCCGGTAACTGTTGGCTACATGTACATGCTGAAGCTGAACCACTTGGTGGACGACAAGATGCACGCGCGTTCCACTGGTTCTTACAGCCTGGTTACCCAGCAGCCGCTGGGTGGTAAGGCACAGTTCGGTGGTCAGCGTTTCGGGGAGATGGAGGTCTGGGCGCTGGAAGCATACGGCGCGGCATACACTCTGCAAGAAATGCTCACAGTGAAGTCGGACGATGTGAACGGTCGTACCAAGATGTACAAAAACATCGTGGACGGCGATCACCGTATGGAGCCGGGCATGCCCGAGTCCTTCAACGTGTTGATCAAAGAAATCCGTTCGCTCGGTATCGATATCGATCTGGAAACCGAATAA